A stretch of DNA from Candidatus Zymogenaceae bacterium:
ACGGGACGTATCCGATCGCAGGAGTGGTGTGAATCCTGTCCCCGGCGAGGTCATCCCCTTCGCCCCGACCGATCCCTGTTATCCCGTAAGAAATTCTATCCCAAAAATCCGCGCCGATGGGCGGCCTGGAGCACCAGGTCCGCCGCCGTCTCGGTCCTCCTCTCGATGACGGCCCGCTCGATACGGGAGGTCAGCTCCGCGGTGTCCGCATCCGGCGTTACTCCCGGGGCGATGCGTCCCGCCGCATCGAATATCCCCTTTGGAGCGAAAGAAGAATCGGGATTCGCATACCGCAGGGCGTCACTGATGTCCTGGGTGAAGGAGCGGTAAAACGTCTTCACCGCGGCGATGTCGTCATCGGTGAGGGCGTCCAGCCCCAACAGCTCCGGGGGAAGGCCGATGGAATAGAGGGCGGCGGTGAACTTGATCGCTCGGGGGAGGGTGATTCCCTCCATTTCCCGGGCGTACCCGAACAGGCCGATATGGAGTTTTCTCTTGCGGCGATTGGGAACAAAACGAGCCACCTCGTTGATGACCGGCGCCAGGGCGGCGATCTGCTCCCGGTATCGCTTCGAATAGCGGTCGATTATCTCAAGGCCCCGTTCCTCATCGATCAGGGGCGGGATTGACGGCGTGTGCGCCCGGATGGCGGCCACGGCGGCCTGGACCTCGTCCGGCGGATGGTCGTATTTGAACGAGGACTGGACGGTGAAGGTCCGGGCGGAGGGATACTCGGACAATACCCTGCCCACGGTATGGGGGGTGAGGTTTCCTCGAAAGGGGGCCGATCCCACGCCGATGATCGGGTAGATGTCGACACCGCTGTCCCGGGAGAGATCCCACAGGCGCTTCAGCGCGATCTTGTTGAACAGCACCGCCCCCAGCAGACCGTAATTCATCGCCGGGTCCGACCGGGCCAGGAATACCCGCTGATGCGATACCCGCTTGTCCGAGAGGTACTCCGCCGTTATCTCGTGGGCGGTGAGCATATGCTCCCTGTCTTCGAACAGCGGGATGACGTTGATGGTCGCAGGCCCGAATTCGCCGATCCAATCTTTGATGGTAATGTCACCGGCCTTGAACGATTTTGTCTGGCGGCCGATGATGAAATCGGCATAGTAGCGATAGATACGATCGATGCCCGCCGCCGCCGACGCCATGGGAAGGATCACCTCGAAGATGGGGGGTGCATCGTCGTTGCCGTAAAAGAGCCGTGCGGCGTCGAAGGAGCGGGGAATGCTCTCCAGAGTTTCCAGAAGTATCTTCGCCTCGGCCCGCTCCACCATCGGGTTCGGAACCCTGAGCGTCAGAAAATTCTGTTTTCCCAGCCGGTGCTTGAGGAAAAAGCTCTCGTATTTCGTCAGGAGCTTTTTGACGACATACGAATCCACCTCCTTGCCCTCGCAATCCCACATCTGCTCTTCGCATCCGAGATGGGAAAAGGCGTAGTACGCCTCCTGCACCTCGTCTTCGCCCCCCAGCTCAAGGCTCTCGGCGAAAAAGGGCGGGGTGACATTATCCGGATGCTGGGTGCTCATGCACGTGGGGACCATCGATCCGGTCATGCTGTGAATCCTTATATCTGGTTTTCAATGGGTGCGCGAACGGAGCGTGGTCCGCACGCTGCGGCATGGAAGAGAACATTTCCGGAAGCCGCATGAAAAACACGCGCCGTCATACAAGGCGGTGCGTGTCGAATTGCATAAATGCATAAAGGAATTTCACACGAGACAGGGATCTCGTTTCAGACCGAGCCCATATGCACTATTCACCGATGGTCGGATTGATCGTTTTCGCCTTCTCGCGGTCGGACTTTGCACCTGATGTATCGCCCAATCCCTCCCTGGCCTCGGCCCGAAGTATATACGCTTCCGCGTCGTCCGGATTGAGCGTGATGGATCGATCCAGCTCGCTTTCGGCCCGAGCGTAATCGAGCTTTTCGATATACGCCCTGCCGAGGTATTTCAGCGATTCGGTGTTCGATGGATCGATATACAGCGCTCGATTGAAGTCGGCCATGGCGAGTTCAATCTGGTCCTTCTCCAGGTATATCTCACCACGGATATTGTAGGCGTCCGGATTGTCGGGTACGAGAAGGATGTACTCGGAGATGTCCTCCACCGCCTCGTCGTACCGACCCATCGAAAGGAGCAGCGTTGCCCGGTTGAGGAAAATGCTGTTAACGGTGATATCCGCATCCAGCGCCCGGGTGTAATCCTTCAGCGCCCCTTCTTTATCGCCGTTCTTTTCCCTGATAACTCCCCGGCCGTTGAGGGCTTCGGGATTGGTTGGATCCAGCTCCAGGGCGGATTCGAAGTCATTCAGGGCGTCGTCCAAAAAGCCGAGACGAAAGTACGCCTCGCCCCTGCCGATGTATATAATGGCGTAATTGGATTCGAGCTGATATTCCGGGGGGAAGTCCGCGGAAAGGGCCTTGGTGAAGACACCGATGGCATCGGTATAGTTTCCCGCATCGATGAGGGCCGCGCCCTCTTCCAGGAGCACCAACGCGTTTTCGTCCGCAAAGGAAAGCGCCTGGCCCGTCATGAGTACGCATGCGAGCAGGACAATACCGAAAATCTGTGTGAGTGTTTTTGTCTTTTTCATAATGGGAGTGATTGTACGGTAATCATCAAGCGGTGTCAACAAGAAATTGTTTCGTGTGCGGAACGGGGAATGAATGGTATTGCATTCACCTTC
This window harbors:
- a CDS encoding phosphoenolpyruvate carboxylase, whose protein sequence is MSTQHPDNVTPPFFAESLELGGEDEVQEAYYAFSHLGCEEQMWDCEGKEVDSYVVKKLLTKYESFFLKHRLGKQNFLTLRVPNPMVERAEAKILLETLESIPRSFDAARLFYGNDDAPPIFEVILPMASAAAGIDRIYRYYADFIIGRQTKSFKAGDITIKDWIGEFGPATINVIPLFEDREHMLTAHEITAEYLSDKRVSHQRVFLARSDPAMNYGLLGAVLFNKIALKRLWDLSRDSGVDIYPIIGVGSAPFRGNLTPHTVGRVLSEYPSARTFTVQSSFKYDHPPDEVQAAVAAIRAHTPSIPPLIDEERGLEIIDRYSKRYREQIAALAPVINEVARFVPNRRKRKLHIGLFGYAREMEGITLPRAIKFTAALYSIGLPPELLGLDALTDDDIAAVKTFYRSFTQDISDALRYANPDSSFAPKGIFDAAGRIAPGVTPDADTAELTSRIERAVIERRTETAADLVLQAAHRRGFLG
- a CDS encoding tetratricopeptide repeat protein: MKKTKTLTQIFGIVLLACVLMTGQALSFADENALVLLEEGAALIDAGNYTDAIGVFTKALSADFPPEYQLESNYAIIYIGRGEAYFRLGFLDDALNDFESALELDPTNPEALNGRGVIREKNGDKEGALKDYTRALDADITVNSIFLNRATLLLSMGRYDEAVEDISEYILLVPDNPDAYNIRGEIYLEKDQIELAMADFNRALYIDPSNTESLKYLGRAYIEKLDYARAESELDRSITLNPDDAEAYILRAEAREGLGDTSGAKSDREKAKTINPTIGE